Proteins found in one Mixophyes fleayi isolate aMixFle1 chromosome 8, aMixFle1.hap1, whole genome shotgun sequence genomic segment:
- the TMEM43 gene encoding transmembrane protein 43: MAKTYADNNATREHTVIKSEPAPGFLARLSDTAGGMLVGFVAFSLSFYLLFTNEGRAVRVAASLDEGLSVVVPIGNIQRIDPQNEAKLLHVSGFLQTPKPLYDPNYGVSMHCAKLKRQVEMYQWIEYEESKEYEENGEKKTERRYTYNTEWRSEVVSSRHFDREIAHRNPSAMAVESFTAVASDVQVGSYYLSKGLIDKIDNFKQLSLTQVVNPHADVTAEGNYFYQSANPKNPEVGDLRISFWYAGVSMGGSSFGSVDTVSIIGRQRGGELVSYKTKSGDQLEILYLGSHTAEEMFLAEHQSNNMKTWALRAAGWLMMFVGVSLMTKIFHTLVDWFPVVRDLVNLGLKLFALCISVSLSLLTIAAGWLIYRPLLSLVLSAGAVGILFLARSRVPSKKYQ; this comes from the exons ATGGCCAAGACT TATGCAGATAACAATGCCACTAGAGAACACACTGTGATTAAGAGTGAACCGGCCCCAGGATTCCTGGCTCGCCTCAGTGACACAGCTGGAGGGATGCTGGTCGGCTTTGTCGCCTTCTCCCTTTCTTTCTATCTATTGTTTACTAATGAG GGCCGGGCAGTACGGGTGGCGGCATCTTTGGATGAGGGGCTCTCGGTGGTGGTCCCTATCGGTAATATCCAAAGAATAGACCCTCAGAATGAAGCAAAACTGCTGCATGTGTCTGGATTCTTGCAGACACCTAAG CCGCTTTATGACCCAAACTATGGGGTTTCCATGCACTGTGCGAAACTGAAGCGTCAGGTGGAGATGTACCAATGGATCGAATATGAGGAGTCCAA agagTATGAAGAAAAtggagaaaagaaaacagaaaggaGATATACCTATA ACACTGAGTGGAGATCAGAGGTCGTAAGTAGCCGGCACTTTGACAGAGAGATCGCACATCGTAACCCCAG CGCTATGGCTGTAGAATCGTTCACGGCTGTCGCCTCCGACGTCCAGGTTGGAAGTTACTATTTGTCTAAAG GTCTGATTGATAAGATTGACAACTTCAAGCAGCTGAGTCTGACCCAGGTAGTGAACCCGCACGCGGATGTCACTGCTGAAGGGAATTACTTCTATCAAAGTGCCAACCCCAAGAATCCCGAG GTGGGGGATCTGCGTATTTCCTTCTGGTACGCTGGAGTTTCCATGGGCGGCTCGTCCTTTGGATCCGTGGACACG GTGAGCATCATAGGTCGGCAGAGAGGAGGGGAACTGGTGTCCTATAAAACAAAGTCTGGGGACCAGCTGGAGATACTGTACCTGGGGAGTCATACAGCAGAG GAAATGTTCCTTGCAGAACATCAGAGCAACAATATGAAGACCTGGGCCCTGCGAGCGGCCGGTTGGCTGATGATGTTTGTTGGCGTAAGCCTTATGACGAAGATCTTCCACACACTGG TGGACTGGTTTCCTGTTGTCCGGGATCTGGTCAACCTTGGCCTCAAGCTGTTCGCCTTGTGCATCTCCGTGTCTCTCTCCCTGCTGACCATCGCTGCCGGCTGGTTAATCTATCGCCCGCTGTTGTCACTGGTGCTGAGTGCTGGCGCTGTTGGCATCCTCTTCCTTGCCCGATCCCGCGTTCCTTCCAAGAAGTACCAATAG